AATAAGTGGTAAAATTTCTCTTATTTTATAAGGGCGCCGACGATTTCGAGGGATTGCTTCAAGTAAACGTTCTTCTTTGCGATATCGATCATCATTTGATTTCTGTACAGGCGGAAGTTCCCATACATTTGGCGGCAAATATGATAAAAACGCTTTCATTTGCTCAAATGCTTCATCCTCAGAGCTTGCAACATTATCGATCGCCCCACTTGAACGATGGACTTTAACCCCACCTAACTGTTCTTTTGTCAAATCTTCACCAACACCGTATTTCACTACAGGTGGTCCGGCAACAAATAATTGGGCTGTTTCCGCGACCATCACCGAAAAGTGAGAAGCAGTGACCCGAGCAGCACCAAGTCCTGCGACTGAACCTAAGCAAGCCGAGACGACAGGGACGGTACCCATGTTCTTAACGACATAATCCCAAGCAGGATTAACAGGTACATACGTATGACCCATCTCCTCTAACTGTTTAACACTCCCTCCTCCACCAGTGCCATCAACGAGCCGAATCATCGGTAGTTGCAAATCGTGGGCCATCCGCTCAGCATACTCCTGCTTTCCTCGGACCGCACCATCAGATGCACCACCCCGCACTGTAAAGTCATCAGCTCCAACAACGACTTTTCGACCATTCACTCGGCCTGTACCTGTTAGAAAGTTTCCAGGTGTAAAATCAACTAACTGTCCGTCTTCATCGTATACCCCTCGGCCAGCAATAGCCCCTGCTTCGTGAAAGGTATTTTCATCAAGTAGACGATCGATTCGTTCTCTGACTGTGTACTTTCCTTTCGAACGGTGTCTCTCTATCCGTTCAAATCCTCCCATTTGTCTCGCTAATTCTTTTCTTCGTTCCAATTCTTCAAGCTCACGTTTCCAGCTCATCCTCTACCTCCAATCAACTTTTAATCTCCTATTCCAACTCGATGATGGCTTCACCTTCATCAACAAAGTCACCCTCATTGATTAATATTGATGTAATCGTTCCGCCTTCTTGCGCCTCGATTGGAATTTCCATTTTCATTGACTCTAGAATAATGACCTCTTGTCCTTCATCCACCTCTTCACCTACTGCGACATTAATTTTCCATACATTCCCCGCCATATTTGTCGAAATTGTCTTCACTTAAATTCCTCCTCTTCAATGCTCGATCTTTAACTAACTGGTTAGTATTCAAATACTACAAGATTACTGAATTTTTAGATTATTTAACCTAGTCTTTCACGTAGTTACATTCATCCTTATGTAAAAAATCTTTCAATATACCAAACAATTACTCTTGAAACATAGCAAAATCCCCCTACACAATCTTCTACACGTACAACCACATGTAAAACCATTGTATAAGAGGATCCTTATCTATTAACCTAGTATCATTAACAGCACGGTAAGTGTCACCACACTAATTAATGTCGTGATCAAGGTAATACTAGACACAAGTTTTGGTTCCGAATCAAACTGAACCGCATACATGACAATTGTTGCTGCTGATGGCATTGCCGCGGATACAATTAACACTTTTGCAAGTAATGGATCTAACGGTAACATTAATGTAATCGCATAAGCAATCGCCGGTGAAGCAAACAACCGTGCAATCACACCGAAGGAAACCTTTTCCCAATCAAAATTCCCCCATTTGATTAATGCCAACTGCATCCCTAAAATAATCATCACCGTTGGGATCGTTGCTTCTGCAATAATATCAACCGTCATAAACAAGTTTTCAGGAATTCCAACTGGCGTCGCTTTCATCAAGAGTGCAACGATTACCGCATACGTCGCTGGCATCTTAAATACCGCTCGAATTGCTAATGCAATCCCAGCACCACCTCGAGCAGCATAATAAACGCCAAAAAAGTTCATGATTATCGATTGCAAAACCATAAATGATACCGCAAAGTCAAACCCAGCAGTCCCATAGGCGAATAAAATAATCGGAGCCCCGTAATTGCCTGAATTCATAAAGGCTGTCGATAATATTAAACCGTCTTCAACTTTAGGTGGATAACGCCGAATCATCACATACATTTTATTAATTACGATCATCGCAAATAATAAAAGCGCTGAAAAAACAACCATATAGACATATTGGATATCAATCTCTGCCGTATAAAACGTACGTAACACTAAACATGGCATCATGACATAAATGGCAACCGTAGAAACCGGTTTTATGTCGATCTTTTTCCATTTCTGTACGAGAAATCCAATGAAAAAGACGAGTAAAACCGGTAACACGACTTCTATAAATATATTCATTTATTTAAACGTGACCTTACTTGAGGCAGCGTTTGTTCTACCATTCAGCAACGCTACCGTCCTTATGACGCCATACTGGATTCTTCCATTGATGTCCTTGTTCTGCCATTTTACGTACATGTGCCTCGTTAATTGATACGCCAAGCCCTGGACCTTGTGGGATATCTACATATCCATTTTTATATTCAAAGACAGAAGGATCTTCTAAATAATCAAGTAAATCGCTTCCTTGATTATAATGAATGCCTAAGCTTTGTTCCTGGATAAATGCGTTATGTGCCGTAGCGTCTACCTGCAGGCATGAAGCGAGTGCAATTGGTCCAAGTGGACAATGTGGTGCTGCCGCAACATCATAGGCTTCTGCCATCGAGATGATCTTTTTAGACTCAGTAATTCCACCTGCATGTGATAAATCCGGTTGGATAATGTCTACGTAGCCATCCTGAAGTAATGATTTAAAATCCCAGCGTGAATACATACGCTCACCCGTTGCAATCGGAATATGCGTATGGTTTGCAATCTCCCGTAATGCCTCATTGTTTTCAGGTAGTACAGGCTCTTCAATAAACATTGGGCGAAATGGCTCCAACTCTTTCGCTAGAATCTTTGCCATTGGTTTATGTACACGTCCGTGAAAATCAATTCCGATCCCAACATCATCACCAACTGCTTCACGTACAGCTGCAATCCGTTCAACCGTTTCATCGATTTTTACATACGAATCAATATACTGTAATTCTTCTGTTCCATTCATTTTCACCGCTGTAAACCCAAGGTCAACAACCTCTTTTGCTGCACGACCTACATCGCTCGGACGATCACCACCGATCCAAGAATATACACGAATACTGTCACGGCAAGGACCACCTAATAATTGATGAACCGGGGCATTATAAAACTTTCCTTTAATATCCCAAAGCGCTTGATCAATCCCCGCAATCGCACTCATTAAGATTGGGCCACCACGATAGAAACCTGCGCGATAGAGCGTATTCCAATGATCTTCAATACGAAGTGGATCTGCTCCGATTAAGTAATCACTTAACTCTTCGACAGCTGCTTTGACGGAATGGGCTCTTCCTTCAATTACAGGCTCTCCCCAACCCGTAATTCCCTCATCGGTTTCCACTTTTAAGAAACACCAACGTGGTGGAACAATAAAGCATTCTAATGATGTAATTTTCATGACAATGTCCTCCAGTCATAGATTTGAATTGTGAAATGCATTGATGCAATTCCTAGTATAACAAACTGTAACCGCAACCAATATTGTTTTTACCATCACCAATTACAACACTATTTTATTATAGGATAAAAAATTTCTCATTAATATATCTAAACGAAAAAATTTTTCTTCTTATAAGAACGTTTTTCTTTTATACTTAATGTAAACAAGAAACATACTTAAGGAGGAAGATGATGGCAACTATAGGAATTATCAACACGAGTCTTGTTACAATCGCTGTAAATGAAATCATCAGCTCACTAATCACTAAAACTGATGCTAGTAGTGACCAATTAGTCGGTATTGAAATTGATGCTAGCAGTCATACACTTACAAAAAAAGTGCTAAATGAAAAAAGTAAAACGACACCACAGAACCAAGAAATTGCACAGTTACGCTACTCATCCATTGATGAGAACAATCAAACGGCTATTGCAGAACAAATAGATCAGTATGATGCCCTCTTAATCATCACTGAAAAAGACGATATATTTGAAGCATTTGAACAAAAAAACAAAGTCATGTACATACAAACATCAATGTTCAATGATATCGAAGGCTCAGATCACTCGGTTGGTTTCGACTCAGCACTCAACGCACTTACAACAAATATTTTACAAATAAAGGATACCGCAGTTTCAATGATATATCAAAACCCGCGTCTGTTTTGTATCCAAATTCCAGGTACAGCAAAAAATCAGCTTCTCTATGATACAGCCCTTGCTGTCGACGGTACTGTGATGATTGATGAGCACGATGAGATCGCTTACGAACAATTACGTTCTTCAATTCTATCCAAATATGAACAAGGGATAACGTACTCATTTGTGCTCACTAATCATTCGGTTGACCCTTCAATCATTGAACAGAAACTCAATCGTATAGTGGAACTCGATTTTAAACACGTTCAATTTGATGAAGCACAATGCATGGGTCCTTATCCAACGGCTGTTGATAAAATTTTAGCAAGAAAAATAACCAATACAATCACGGATTGGTGCCAACAAACGAACACCTCTAGTCGCTTGCTTATTAAAGAAGATCAAGCCATTGTGACCACAGCGAGCTCGGCATCCTAAAACGTTTCATTAATGCATTTCCTCTCTAAAGCGGCGTGAGTAAGCACCTTCTTTGCCACACTACTCTTATCGCGTACTCACCCACTTGAGAAGCCCAAAAAAGACATGACCCTTTAAACCGAGGGGCATGTCTTTTTTCTACTGATTACTTATGTCAGATAATCGACAACCGCTTCAAGTGCTTGTTCACTATCCTCGCCAACAACACGAACCGTGATCGTATCGCCGTTTTGAAGATTCAATGTAATCAACCCTAAGAAGCTCTTCAAATTTATTTCAATCGGATTGCCGCGAACAATTTTTTTCAAAAAGATCTGCGACTGAAATGGTTGGATTTTCTTACTTAAATCAATAATCGTTTGGTCTTCACTAATGTTTACAGTAATTTCTCTTGTACTTCCATTGCTCATTCTTAATCCCACCTTCATATCATCATTCTACCATTTATGCCTACTACCTACTATACCCATTTTATTAGCCACTTAATGACACTAAGAACAAGGTCAATTGTGGAATAAAGATAATCACGAGTAATGTCAGTAACATGGCAACGAAGAATGGAACAATCGCTTTTGAAATCGCTTCGATCGATAAGCCGGAAATACCGGAACCGACGAAGAGGTTCACCCCAAGCGGTGGTGTAATAAAGCCGATCGCTAGGTTAATAATCATAATGATCCCAAAGTGAATCGGGTCATAACCAATATTAACGGCAATTGGTAGTAAAATTGGCGTTAATATAATGATCGCTGCCAATGTATCCATGAAACAACCAACAATTAACAGTAAGACCGTGATCAATAAGATAATTACAATTGGATTTTCTGAAATCGCCATCATCGCTTCTGCAACTTGGTTTGGGATTTGTTCGACTGTAAGCAAGCGTCCAAACGCTGTTGCACTTCCGACAATGACTAATACAGTTGCTGTAGTTAAAGCCGCATCCGCAAACACTTTTGGTAAATCACGAATTTTTAATTCGCGGTACAGAAGTAAGCCGGCAAGTAGCCCGTAGACAACCGCAATAACAGCGGCTTCTGTTGGGGTAAAGATCCCACCGTAGATCCCACCTAAAATAATAACTGGGATGAGGAGCGCCCATTTTGCCTCCCATGACGCTTCTAAAAAGCCTTTGAATGTTGTTTTTTCACCGTTACCTTTGTAGCCTTTTTTGCGGGAATAAATGTAAGACCAAACCATTAAACCAACAGCGACTAAGATCCCGGGAATAATCCCACCGATAAACATATTTCCGATCGACGCGCTGCCTACAACCCCATAAATAACCATCGGAATACTTGGTGGTATGATTACACCTAGTGAACCAGCTGCCGCGACAACCGCTGTCGCAAACTTTTTATCATATCCTTGACGAACCATCGCTGGAATCATAATCCCACCGATCGCCGCTACCGTTGCCGGTGCTGACC
The nucleotide sequence above comes from Desertibacillus haloalkaliphilus. Encoded proteins:
- a CDS encoding acetyl-CoA carboxylase biotin carboxyl carrier protein subunit; the protein is MKTISTNMAGNVWKINVAVGEEVDEGQEVIILESMKMEIPIEAQEGGTITSILINEGDFVDEGEAIIELE
- a CDS encoding TRAP transporter large permease, encoding MVTAVLFGSFALFLLLSVPIGIALGLASLVAIVYSGSLPLEFLAQGLVTSIDSFPLMAVPFFILAGEIMGKGGISDRLFRVANSIVGNKTGGFAIATIITCMFFAAISGSAPATVAAIGGIMIPAMVRQGYDKKFATAVVAAAGSLGVIIPPSIPMVIYGVVGSASIGNMFIGGIIPGILVAVGLMVWSYIYSRKKGYKGNGEKTTFKGFLEASWEAKWALLIPVIILGGIYGGIFTPTEAAVIAVVYGLLAGLLLYRELKIRDLPKVFADAALTTATVLVIVGSATAFGRLLTVEQIPNQVAEAMMAISENPIVIILLITVLLLIVGCFMDTLAAIIILTPILLPIAVNIGYDPIHFGIIMIINLAIGFITPPLGVNLFVGSGISGLSIEAISKAIVPFFVAMLLTLLVIIFIPQLTLFLVSLSG
- a CDS encoding HPr family phosphocarrier protein, translating into MSNGSTREITVNISEDQTIIDLSKKIQPFQSQIFLKKIVRGNPIEINLKSFLGLITLNLQNGDTITVRVVGEDSEQALEAVVDYLT
- a CDS encoding 6-phosphofructokinase, with the protein product MMATIGIINTSLVTIAVNEIISSLITKTDASSDQLVGIEIDASSHTLTKKVLNEKSKTTPQNQEIAQLRYSSIDENNQTAIAEQIDQYDALLIITEKDDIFEAFEQKNKVMYIQTSMFNDIEGSDHSVGFDSALNALTTNILQIKDTAVSMIYQNPRLFCIQIPGTAKNQLLYDTALAVDGTVMIDEHDEIAYEQLRSSILSKYEQGITYSFVLTNHSVDPSIIEQKLNRIVELDFKHVQFDEAQCMGPYPTAVDKILARKITNTITDWCQQTNTSSRLLIKEDQAIVTTASSAS
- the dgoD gene encoding galactonate dehydratase, with the translated sequence MKITSLECFIVPPRWCFLKVETDEGITGWGEPVIEGRAHSVKAAVEELSDYLIGADPLRIEDHWNTLYRAGFYRGGPILMSAIAGIDQALWDIKGKFYNAPVHQLLGGPCRDSIRVYSWIGGDRPSDVGRAAKEVVDLGFTAVKMNGTEELQYIDSYVKIDETVERIAAVREAVGDDVGIGIDFHGRVHKPMAKILAKELEPFRPMFIEEPVLPENNEALREIANHTHIPIATGERMYSRWDFKSLLQDGYVDIIQPDLSHAGGITESKKIISMAEAYDVAAAPHCPLGPIALASCLQVDATAHNAFIQEQSLGIHYNQGSDLLDYLEDPSVFEYKNGYVDIPQGPGLGVSINEAHVRKMAEQGHQWKNPVWRHKDGSVAEW
- a CDS encoding AEC family transporter; the protein is MNIFIEVVLPVLLVFFIGFLVQKWKKIDIKPVSTVAIYVMMPCLVLRTFYTAEIDIQYVYMVVFSALLLFAMIVINKMYVMIRRYPPKVEDGLILSTAFMNSGNYGAPIILFAYGTAGFDFAVSFMVLQSIIMNFFGVYYAARGGAGIALAIRAVFKMPATYAVIVALLMKATPVGIPENLFMTVDIIAEATIPTVMIILGMQLALIKWGNFDWEKVSFGVIARLFASPAIAYAITLMLPLDPLLAKVLIVSAAMPSAATIVMYAVQFDSEPKLVSSITLITTLISVVTLTVLLMILG
- a CDS encoding acyl-CoA carboxylase subunit beta encodes the protein MSWKRELEELERRKELARQMGGFERIERHRSKGKYTVRERIDRLLDENTFHEAGAIAGRGVYDEDGQLVDFTPGNFLTGTGRVNGRKVVVGADDFTVRGGASDGAVRGKQEYAERMAHDLQLPMIRLVDGTGGGGSVKQLEEMGHTYVPVNPAWDYVVKNMGTVPVVSACLGSVAGLGAARVTASHFSVMVAETAQLFVAGPPVVKYGVGEDLTKEQLGGVKVHRSSGAIDNVASSEDEAFEQMKAFLSYLPPNVWELPPVQKSNDDRYRKEERLLEAIPRNRRRPYKIREILPLIFDQTSIFEIGRYYGGGTVTGLARLDGHPVGFLAPDPFVGGGGLTAESCEKIERFVDLCETFHLPIVNLVDQPGMAIGLGAEKKGTIRKGVRAIAAIYQATVPMIEIILRRVFGVGGAGMSNGHGLNLRYAWPSGDWGSLPIEGGIQVAYRRQLEESENPQQLLEELTAKMEQIRSPLLTAEAFGIEEIIDPRETRPLLCEWVDDAYRLLPQQLGRTSHTMRP